One window of the Rhipicephalus sanguineus isolate Rsan-2018 chromosome 4, BIME_Rsan_1.4, whole genome shotgun sequence genome contains the following:
- the LOC119388952 gene encoding uncharacterized protein LOC119388952 — MCTQKGQYMEGRVTFPNLHAPLRTNDSFRSQEDKHHHNGLSPFLPLSLDMVMCFPTEYMHLVCLGVMRRMLRNWVSRGQGPRTCRLGRFERCKLNDHLRECASAFPSCFQRKPRGTEELDRWKASEFRTFLLYVGPVVLKSVLPASQYKHFLMFHVAITILVSPQYHVEYNQFARDLLRYFVQQFGKLYGSKQLVYNVHTLSHLAEQCLVHGPLDEFSAFPFENHLGKMKKLLRSSNKPLSQLSRRLSEMRHLTPKVQKQGPRELKAGDCFLLDDGPAVVVEVNDSSCKAAALQNPRDFYKVPLQSSWLRIFKCDASSGDVKTWRLEDLRGKAQCLKLRRKRNYIVFPLLHLQ; from the coding sequence ATGTGTACGCAAAAGGGCCAGTACATGGAAGGGCGAGTGACGTTTCCTAACCTGCATGCACCCCTGCGTACGAATGACTCCTTTCGCTCACAAGAGGACAAACATCACCACAATGGCCTCTCACCATTCCTGCCGTTGAGCTTGGATATGGTGATGTGTTTTCCAACTGAATACATGCATCTCGTCTGCTTGGGTGTGATGCGGCGCATGCTCAGAAACTGGGTGAGCAGAGGGCAGGGTCCTAGGACATGCAGGTTGGGTAGGTTTGAGCGCTGCAAACTCAACGATCATTTGCGAGAATGTGCAAGTGCCTTTCCCAGCTGCTTTCAAAGGAAGCCAAGAGGAACAGAAGAGCTGGACCGCTGGAAGGCATCAGAATTTCGTACATTCCTCCTCTACGTGGGGCCTGTAGTGCTTAAATCTGTGCTCCCAGCGTCACAGTACAAGCACTTTCTGATGTTTCATGTGGCAATCACTATACTGGTTTCTCCACAGTACCATGTGGAGTACAATCAGTTTGCCCGTGACCTGCTGCGATACTTTGTCCAGCAATTCGGCAAACTTTATGGCAGTAAACAGCTTGTGTACAACGTGCACACCCTCAGCCATCTTGCTGAACAGTGCTTGGTGCATGGACCCCTCGACGAATTCAGCGCCTTCCCTTTTGAAAACCATCTGGGGAAAATGAAAAAGTTGCTGCGCTCCTCTAACAAGCCACTATCTCAACTCAGCAGGAGGCTGTCAGAGATGAGGCATCTGACTCCGAAGGTGCAGAAGCAAGGGCCACGTGAACTAAAAGCAGGAGACTGTTTTTTACTGGATGATGGACCGGCTGTTGTGGTGGAAGTGAATGACAGCAGTTGTAAAGCTGCAGCCCTACAAAATCCGAGGGACTTTTACAAAGTTCCACTGCAGTCATCCTGGCTTCGCATATTTAAGTGTGATGCCTCTAGTGGTGATGTGAAAACCTGGCGGCTTGAAGACCTTCGTGGCAAAGCACAGTGCCTTAAACTGAGGCGCAAGCGCAACTACATAGTTTTTCCTTTGTTGCACCTGCAGTGA